CTACAGAACCTAAAAGAGGTCATCGATAGAGGATTAAGTTGATGGGTTAACAGCTTACAAAATACCTTTTGATAAGCCAATATTGCATCAGCACTCTGAACGCTATTTGCTTGTGTTGCACCAAGCTTGTTCCAAAGAGAGTAATCATGGGGCTTCAGTTTCAAAGCTGTCTGGAAAGATGCAATGGCTTTGTCATACTCTCTGGACAAATTGTATAAGACACCAAGAACTATGTGAACATCAGCATCGTCTGGTGACATTTGAGCAGCTTCGTCGAACAATCTAGCAACCTGCAGACCACAAAAACATCTCTGATGCACATATAAACGAATCATCTACGGTTACAGATGCTCATCATGTTCTAAAACTTTCAATACTACTGCAAAACCCTTTGTGATGGTCACCTAAATGCACTACTCCCTTATGGAACATACTTAAATTTTTCACTGGCTGGCTGGCTGCTGTTAAAACATCCCACCCACATAATTAAGCTAGTAGGTAAAGAGGCCTAACAAGCAGATAATCCCCTAACCAAGCTCAAACCTACAAATGCGGGATCATTTTTTAACACCAGCAACATCCAACACCATTGGAAAAGGGAGGCATGGAGCCACCAGTCACCATTGAACATTCTGAGTTTGCAACATGAGACATGCTCCATCCCTGGCTTTCTCCCTAGATATTTGCATTAAGTTTTGTAATTACAAATAAACAACTTCATTTAAGtttatattattcttttgtTTACTAAATTGGTCACTGAAAGGTACGTTTGGTTAACAGAAATTTTGGGAATGTTTGAGTTTTTCTAAGAATTTTTGtaagattattatttatttggttttgtGAAAGTAGATAGGAAAATTTGTTTACCGACCAAATAGGGAAAGTAGATAGGAAAATTtgaagatctttttttttttttttttttaaatatgttttgtattgagatttgtgAAAGTATATAGGTAGAGTTGAAAAGTTATTTGCATATAATTTTTTGggtagtttttgttttggtttttgtattttttacttttcaccAAAATCTAGATAAATGATAGAATAAAACGTTgaaataagaaatttatttcaGATTGAAAGATGTTTGGATTGAAGTTGAAAATTCTATTGCAAAACTTCGGGAAAAAGAATGGCAAACCAAGCATGGCCTAAATCTCTGCTACATTGTAGTTTATCAGCTATAAATGTTCAGGGGAAAGGATACTGGCATGCATTGGACAATTGgactagaaataaattaaaacataaaaagaaagaaaagaacaacACGAAAGAGTGTGTGAATCATCATAAACTGGGATCAAAAGTCAAAACTcatttgcactttttttttaataagtaagaaGATCTTTATTAATAAGTGCAAAGGCGCAACCTGATGTACACATGTAAATACAGGCAATCATTTTATCATGCAAAAATTGATGCCAGTATCattgcaaaaaatatttaaaatttaaccaAGTCaggaaaagataaagaaagTGTGATAAAGATATGCCCCTTTGGGTGAATTATTTTCCGAacttaataacaaaataataactatAGGGTGAAAAGGTGGAACTGGAGAGGGATTAGAGGAGTCAGACTCTTCATAAGAAAGGTTGTttttatgccaaaaaaaaaaaaatgattaacacaaaaacaaaacacaatgtTTGCAAACATGACAAGTGGATAAGGTTAGGATCTCCAAGAAATGACCAAGAGGCGAGACCAACATGGCAAGAAGCAAGGCAGGTGTTGGAAAGACGACCTCTGGAAAGGCATCTAAACTGATTGACAATTAGTTCATGGCACAGATTGCACCCAGGACTAGGGACCCAAGCTCTGATGCACATCAATGCCCACCTCTGCAGGGTGTAAGGTCCATAGAACCTTGAAGGAAGAAGCATCAAGCACCGTTTTTGTAAAGTGAGCATCCTTCAACTGGCTACTCATGGCAAAGTACAAAGAATTTTGGTTTGGTGGGATGTAAAAGGTACTGCACTGGAGGTTCTTCTTCCAAATGTAACACCGACACAACAGTTGAAGGATAATTCACATACAATGGGGGTCTATCAATGCAAGAAGGCCTTCTAATGAAAAATCATAAGTTCTATAGTATCAGCCTATGAATTTTCCCATCTGAAAAGTTCCAAATTCCCCTGCAAAACAGGTTCTGAAGGGAACACAAGCGTGCATGTGCACACACACCCCAACAATAACAACACTTACATCAGCATAATACAAAGAATCGGACAGCTCTGGACGGACAAGTGTCCCATACTTTGGGTGATGACGTAACcatccatataaatatttcaatgcAGCCGCCTGCTCAAGTTCTGCATATTTGAAAACAGGTCATAAGTTACTTGCTCTTCCATCATAAACCGTTAGTTTCCAGTACTTTTGTTCATGGCACCAAAAAGTACAGAACTCCTAACACGAAATATATGCCAAGAAAAAAGTGCAGCAAGCAACCACTAACCATTTGTATGACTCACTCCAAGGGCAAGAAGCACTTCCAGATTTGTTGGATCTGCCTCCTGCGCACGCATCATGGCTGCAATAGCCTGCATATATCAGAGTTTAGCTTTATACATTATTATGTGAGAATAGAAAGTAAATGATTAAATTTACATCTTCACTTAGCATAAACTTTAAGGACAATTAGTAGTTGAACTTGGCATTAGGTCTTGAATTTGAAACCTAACTCTACACTTCACCCTATTTCTATGAAATATTCTACATGTTGCACCCACCTATTAAGGAATCTGGCCAACATGTCAAAAGAGTGAGAATATAAATTAGGTGATTAAATTCATTAGTCCCATCAGTTTAAGCTTTTGGGACATTTAGCGATTTAACATATTCTACAAAGTAAAATCAACTAGTCAGAGTTGATAAACAACAAAGATTGTGCAGAGCATTAAATGCACAAGACTACTAATCTCAAATATCCTTGATCATGAGACTTATAACTGTCCCTATAAATAAGaaccataattttttataagtacctATAAGAACCAAAATTCCAACAGTAGTAATTAAGATTAACGTAATAGATACTGTATACCTCtctgaatattttttatacttctctccaattttttttttacgcctatatttttttgtatctaTCTTTATTATTTATGCAATTCCAATTCAATACAAGCcactcattattttcttttatttttataatagttATAACAATTCAATATTATGTTCAATtcaataagaaaatattgttgaattaaaaagaaaatatttaataattttctattttaatttatagttttttacattatatttatttctcaACTCGGTTGTAACTAGATAGGTATCTTTCAAGTATATgccctgtgtacttgggattTGCCATTTatgatgaataaaacttcttgattaccgatcaaaaagaaaaatttatttctcaacATTCACATTCATATTGACAACAGTATATcgaacaaatattataaataaaagaattgctCTGAGTGGCCATGTGGTAATGTCCTTTAAGAAGCTTGGATAAAAGTATAATTGCCCAACAAGAGTTCAACTTTGTTGTAGTCATACAAACATGCAGAAAATCTAGTAATTGTACAATTAAGCATGAAAAAGGGAATAACCTGTTGATCATCATCATTCTCGGCATGCGCTATTCCCAGTAACCTCCAACCTTCAGCAATGTCAGGGTTTTTCAAGACTTCAGCCTCTAATGCAAGCACTGCTTCACTCAGAAGACCTTTGCGGAACAGCTCCTGACCTTCTTTTAAGGGATTGGGGTGACCAACATAAGGATTCATATCGGAAAAGACATATAACCCCCTTGAAGTGTCAGACCGATTCTTGGCAGCCACTTGTTCATTTAGGTACCTATATTTTAGTGGCACACGTGGATTAATCCCATGACAAGGAGAGCTTATGTCTTAAAACACTCATAATTTTGGCACCAATTATatcatttgcaccattttcgaCTATACACCAAATATTATGAGAGAATTATgtggaaaagaataaaaaattaacaagaaaCCATAAGGATGAATTACACTCTGCATTCACAAAATACCAACCCTTTTGGAATGAGCACCCTAAACAACTAACAAGTTTCAACGTGCAATGAGCACCCTAAGCAACTAACAAGTTTCAATGTGCACTCCATTAAAAATTAACTGTTAAGATTataccacatttttttttttttaagattatacCGCATGGTATAACTAAAACATATAATAGttataactattttttattcatcGTAACGGTCACATATTAACCAGAGGTGCAAGTTGAAATATATTGGTAGTTTAGGATGCACATTGAAATCTATTGATAGTTTAGGGTGCACATTACAACTTTCGTAGTATAGGGTGCACTTTGCAAAACAGATGATAGTTAAGGGCTGCATAATGTAATGTTACCTACAAATCGAATTGATaggattttgttatttataagaaataataataaagagtaTACCTCAACTTAACCTGATATTATAAAAGCAAGCACCACAACAAGATTTAtacaacaggaaaaaaaaaaaaaatctttattggGCATGCATATACATGTATCTTTCCCTTCTTAACAAAAGCAACTACAATCTTGGTAAATCCAAGATGGTTGTGGTGGGTGCGGTGCCCAATATTAACAGCTTGGTGCGGTTGTTGGATTGCAAGGTGTCTTCCTTGcctatgaaatatttgggtctCCCGTTGCGGGCCACCTTTAAGGCTCGAGCCATATGGGATAAGGTGGTGGAGAAAGTTGAGAGAAAGCTTGCTGGGTGGAAACAGATGTATCTATCGAAAGGAGGGCGATTCACCTTAATTAAGAGTTCTTTAACTAATCTCCCTACTTTTTTCCTTTCACTCTTTCCTTTGCCTGTAGGGGTGGCGACTAGAATTGAAAGATTATTCCGGGCTTTTCTATGGGGGGGAGTGGCGGAGGAAACAAAATTCCATCTGGTTAACTGGAACAAGGTTTGTTCTCCTATTCCAAATGGAAGCTTGGGGATATGCAATTTGAGGACGttcaataaaactttattgggtaaatggttatggaggTACCACTTAGAGGGGGATACAATGTGGAAGGAGATTATTGATTCCAGACATAGAAGTGCgtggggaggttggtgctccAATGTAGTAAGGGAGAGACATGGTGTGGGCTTATGGAAATTGATTAGGAGGGGTTGGAGGGCTTCGAAAGCCACATACGTTTCGTGGTGGGAGATGGCTCTAGAGACaagttttggcatgatgtttggtgtggagaGTGCACTTTATACAGGGCATTTCCAACACTCTACAGTATTGCAGCTAACAGAGAGGCCTCTATTGCAAATATGCGGGTATTCTCCCATTGATCTTATCAgtggaatattctttttaatagagATATTCATGATTGGGAATTGCAAGCTGTGTTTGATTTCTTCAGGGTGCTCTATTCTACAAGAAATACTACGGCTCAAGAGGATAGGGTGCAATGGAGGGTTAATGGTAGTAAAAAATTTAGAGTCAGGACATACTACAAGATTTTGTCTAACCAAGGCCATGTCTCATTCCCATGGAAGAGGATTTGGAGATCCCGGGTGCCTTCTAAGGTAGCTTTCTTCGTATGGACTGCCgctcttgggaagatcttgaccaTGGACAATTTGAGGAAGAGGGGAATCATAGTGATAAATTGGTGCTATTTGTGCAAAAAACATGGAGAATCTGTAGATCACTTACCATTGCATTGTGAGGTCACAAGAGGGTTATAAAATGAGATCTCTAGAAGAATGGGTATTGCTTGGGTAATGCCTCCACATGTGGTGGATTTATTGGCTTGTTGGAAGGAGCTTCAAGGCTGTCCCCAAGTGGCGctagtgtggaagatgatccgttgtgtatcatgtggtgcTCATGGTCGAAGAGGAATGAGAGATGCTTCGAAGATAAGGAGAGCACAATGGCAGaacttcagaatttttttatgcgcactttaatgctttggttttcagccattgtaCGTGATGAAACaatgtccatgactttctttccttaacctagaatgtaattaggagttcttttgtatacttcctttgTACACAGGCTATATCTATTTCATTCATATGAATAAAAtctacttattacttataaaataaaaaaataaataaataaataaataaaacaaaagcaaCTAATAATAATTGGGTCGGGGAGAACCTACTATAAAAGGGTGCTGCTACTCAGCCCCATGAGTTTGCCCCCTCAAACCTACCACCAATGCAAACtgcacctttttctttttctttttctttgaaacattttttaaacatctttatacattttttataaataaataaaaaaaatacacaacttcactaatagtcacttccttagccattaagaaaaaataaaatgcccaaGCAGTAACTTTGAGGGGGCAAACTCATGGggccaaatatcatttttccaaTATAAAAACCTTACAAAATGGTCACAAAACCACCCAATTAACAATGCTAGTTCAAAAGTGTTCTCCCCAAGTACAAAGATGAGCATTTGACGATTGTTCAATAGTACTATATCTTCTAGAAGGTCAACTGACTTACTCATCATATGCATTCGCCCAATTATCAGCAGAATCCTCTTCCAAAGCCCCTTCACCAACTTGACGCCCAAACTCTTCTGCCCAGTCCTGAACATGCAGCTTAGAGAATTCATTGACCCACTGATCATCAACTGGCCCATGTTGCTCTTGTTCAGTTGTAAACTCATTCACCCATTGATCAGAACCATGAGAAAGCTGAAAAAAACTAGAATCAAGACAACAGAGATTGGAGGAAAACTCAACCCTTACAGAATTATGTGATGCACGTATTTTAGACATCAAAGTGAACAAAGCCAATGCCTTATTTGCATGCACCCCAAATATAGGTAGTATCTTCTAGGGCGCACACAAATAAATTGTACACGTCCTTAAACCATTGTTGTCATTTCTAATTTGCCATCATCCAAATTTACCCCGAGAAAAAAAGTCAAAAGTTTAATTTTCCAATGATAcctttgattttattattggttaCATGTACCCCATCTGCCtttttccaaataaataaaaaataaaaaataagactcAACTCAAATGGTGATTTCATAAAGGACGGGCAAATGCATCTAATCTACTGATTTCTTTCTACCACTTGAAAGATAAGAAAAAGAGGTTGAGGTAGAGCTTCATTGAGTATGAAAACACTTGCCTGTCTCTGTGCAGCAGAACATGATTGTTATAAATATCATTGACTCTGATATTCTAGAATGTGactgatatatatttttgttttcactATATGTTGATTTCTAAATGTTTGCTAGATCAGTTTTATGCACAACATATATTGATGGCCTTTGTATGACCTTCTAATTTTATATGTCATgtaacctatcaaaaaaatttatatgtcatgtcatagCTTCTTCCTCAAAAACCTATCCAAAATACCTGCTATTATAAGTTCAAGCATAAAAAAAGTGTTACCATTTGAAATCCTATGACTGATATGTAAAACTTTAAAACACAGTTTgtttatgtataaattttgtATCAGTTTATTGCTATATATGTGCATGTTCATATGCATACACATGTAGTTGTATGCTTATACGCACATGTACACATTGGGAAatgatacatacatatacaaagAAATGCAAAGCAATGCTGTAATATATTGGATGAATGCATTAGCCAAACATATACTTGAATACATACAAATTCATCAGCCCAAGCAGAACTCCTGTTATACTGTTGTCGATATTCTGCTGCCCAATCCCCAGATGCAGGTAATGCAGTTTCCTTGACTTGATTATCATCAATAATAAGTTCACCACGACTCATCTTTGACAAAAACTGAAGAAATTTTGAGTTCTGCATGCCACAAATTGCTGTACAACATTAAATATTGCAAGAAAACAAAGccaaaaagtacaaaaataGATCAATGAAAATTGAGTCatttaatggaaacaaaggaaaaaaaatttaagtgatcacaaaacttttttttaattgaaaaacaaaaattttattgatcatgaaATAGACAAGCCAAAGTATACAGGACATATACGAGAGTGTCTCCTATGCGTAAACTGCGGCAAAATTAAcacttaattttattattattattggcacccggtgtccaagaacaaagtcccaactaatcccgACAATGCACAAGCCCTCAGCAAAgagtttcccacaagtgcacctcaggtaattcaaaGGAAAGTTTCCCCAATCCAATGGTccttagaaattgtttgcacccaacaGGATTTGAACCCTAGACCTAGAGGGAGCAtgccaccaagaccaaggcctttaaTGCTCAAAATGGTCCAAACAAGATGAGTTCTAAAGAGTATTGAATCCTTTTCATTCCAAGAACAGTTTTATAGAGATTGGTACCATCATAAGTGCAACAGCCAAATAGCTCTAAGAATTTTTGAATGGTTCCTTAAAGATGTTTTCAGCATGATGCTTAAAAGATGCGCATGAAAGTAAGAACTTAaaacttttttcttcaaaactctGCTACCTTGAACAGCctctatagattttaatgggcAGAGTTTTCTCGAATATTTTCTTATTCCTAGTTAGATGctcctcttgtatacttctcGTGTACTCTTGCTATGCcttctgagtttttttttttttcctttcttttcaaataaaatcttcattaccaataaaaaaaggtCGATATAAAGCTTGTTTATGTCAAACATCCCTGAGCATCCAAAACCCAGAAAATTCACATGCAAATACCATGTCAAGAATGTATGAGAAACATTAATTTCATGAGAGCATAAGAACCTGAAATTTAGGGTCATCATTTTGGGCTAACGTATTTGCAAGCATGCGGGTCTGCTCCATGGCAGCAAAGTTCGAGATATTTGCACCTCTCATGTGATCTACCGACGTCAACTGAGATTGTAccagtaattaaaaaaagagataTCAATAAAATGTCTCATGATACATGTAGTGAAGTAGAAAGGCCTTATTTTTGTCATGATCTCAATTTAAAGATTGTACGAATTTATGCCCTATGATATATACAGTAAGTACAAAAGAAGTTGTGCGGAAATGCATTCCTTAggtaaaaatactttcttaccTGCTCGAATTCAGAGGCCCAACCAATTGCACCATGTTGTTGTTCAAAAGAGTGAGCCCAAGCATCGGCATTGCCATGTTCCATTCTCTGTTGGTTAAATTCAGTTACCCATTCATCTGCAGCATGAGCACCATGTTTCAGGCTATCTTGGGACTCATTCCAGTAATCCTCTAGTTCCCTAAATCTCCCAGGCAGAGGCCCCTTAGCCCGAACGTCACCATCAATATCCAAAGAACATAAAAGAGCATTAACCTggaaatataaaagtaaactagTTTAGATTATACGTTTCAAGCAATTGAGCTGGAAAAAATCAAGTATATGTTCCTTATGTACATCACATAATGAGAACAATTAAAATAAGGACCAAGGCCAAGACATATTTGCTTCTAAATCCTTTGaaacaatataaataattccttataaaaaaaaaaaaaaaaaaaaaaaaacataaataatgatgataaaaagattataaaaaaaaaaaagaactcattCCACTCCACTAGGACCAATCAAACTTTAAgcagaaaattatgaaagaaacCAAATGGCTAAACGTTAATGTAAACACGATAAATGAGGGCAGCAATCCCAAATAGTTAGATACTATAAAACTAAGCTAATTGGAACTTTGCTCAGTCCACGAAAGACCAATTCAAAATAGGGATGAAGAAAATCACTGAGAAAGTTCTGAAACACGTAATAGAATGAGGTAAATCAAGTAACATTCCAGACCTGTGCATTTATGAAGTCTTCACTTTTATCTGCAAAAAAGTGTCGGGCCATTATGCTGCTACGGTCGCGTATGCATTGCTTGTCACCTTCAGACAAACCTAATATTGGGAGTGGAATAGGGCGAAATGGTACTCCACCACGGCTACTATCAACGAAGGAATGCAAGAAGCTGGATAACACTCTCTGTGGTGGCCCTGCAGGTCAGTGGGAAGTAAAAAATATTGACAAAAATAGTAAGAAACTTTTCTTCTGCTTACAAGAAAGAGCATCCATAAACCCACCAACAAATTCtcccaaaccccccccccccccccgcacAGGGGGCGCGTTTCCCTCAGTTAGACCTGAATCTCAAATTGTTCAGGTCAGCAACATGAATCCTTCTTAAAACTACAgtggtgtctttttttttttttaagttttattctAATAGGGAGTTTCTATTGTCCTGACCAGACCAACTTAACCATAAGTTGTTTTTCCCACAAGGAGTAATCccctattgaaaaaaaaaaaaaaaaaaaaaaaaaaccttatccTTATTCATCAATGTTCTACACCTATCACGTCTCTAAAACCATCTTGAATTTCCTACTTCCCAATGTAAACACATAACTCTTTTCGCTTCCAATATAAGCCACATCAACTTACTAGCACCTCAAGAACAGTCTATCAAAACCACAAGAGCTTTTAAACACAGCATTACTGTAGTCATGCACCCTGTCAAAGGTCCATTCCTTTAAGCTTCTCCAAGCCCCAAGGGCCTTTATTGTAGCTTTTCTAATTCGACTTGTGTAAAATTCACGTCCAAGAAAAGCTCAGAAATCAAATAAGCTCAGACGTTACCGTCCAAAATTGGTTGTTGAGGCTGAGTGAGAGATGCCCTATCATATATGCGGTCAAGCTCAGGGATGAGGGTTTGACTTCCCCTACCCTGAGGCGGAAGCGGAGCCTGAGAACGCTGTATATCATCCCACGCAGCAGAAAGTTCACCCTGCCCTGCAGAGCGGAAGCCGCGAAGAAAGTCTGAGCCCTGACCGCATAAAAACAATTATGATAAAAGGTCCAAGTTATTCATGATAGAAAGAAATCCAAGTTATCCAGCAAGACAAGTAACAAAACAATAGAGAAGATGACCAttatgaaaaacaaaataaaataagaaaaagaaaaaacctggTCGTTGGATTCCACAAATGACCGATCAAGAGCTCCTAAATGATCATCGGTATCTGCGAAGAAATGCCTCTCGGAACTTGTGGGTACAGATGTAGGAATCTCCTTTATCTTTTCCTGTAACGAGACAAAAAACAGTCCAATTCTCGATTAAATTAAAACTACGATAGTTTGTCAAATTTTACATCAGAAACCCAAATCCAGTAATCGTGAACAGGAAAACTGTGACAAAATCAAGGAAATAGAGAACACATCTACCTTAGAAGAAGATCCAATAAGAGCGTTGGCCAGAGCACCGATAGGATTGGACGAAGAAGAAGAGCCGGGTACCGCACAAGCAGCTCCACCGGTAACAAGCTCACGCATCGCCATAATACTCTCTCTGTGTCTAAATTGTCAACTAAATTCTTGTTAGAGTTGGAGGCCTGTTCGATCTTTCTCTCGCTTTGTGGCGGTGTTGCTTTCTGGCTTTGCCTTCTCTCTGTTAAAAAGCTGTGTACTTATTCGTTCCGCGGTTCTAcaacttttctctcttttatttttatttttggcaatTTTCAACAGTTGAGCATGTTTTCATTTCGGAGTGGTTTGGTTTCGTTTGGTTAGTTCAGATGAGAAAAagggataaaatattttattaaaaattaaataaaatatttttaaaatataattttttaatattattattattttaaaattttaaaaaattaaattagttattatattttatgtataaatttaaaaaaatataataataatatgagatgagatgaaaaatttttacTATTCAAACGGAGAATcgaattattacaaattttttaaacttttaaataaaataaaaataataacataatttttttaaaaattttcaaataaaaataatattaaataattatactataataatattttatttaattttatctcatctcatctcatctttttaacCAAAAGACCTTacacttttattgttttgaaagaaaaactGTGGTATATTTAGAGCATTTGGATAGAtagaataatagtaaaatagtttgagttaaaatgttttattaaattttagaaaattaaagagaaaaaattgaataaaaatattataaaattataaaattattttaatattattttattttgaaatttgaaagaatactattattttttgtatttttttttatttgacagTTTAAAAATGTTATCATGATTCGAATTTAATtagatgataaatttaaaattttgtaattaaaagtatt
This Carya illinoinensis cultivar Pawnee chromosome 11, C.illinoinensisPawnee_v1, whole genome shotgun sequence DNA region includes the following protein-coding sequences:
- the LOC122281451 gene encoding peroxisome biogenesis protein 5, yielding MAMRELVTGGAACAVPGSSSSSNPIGALANALIGSSSKEKIKEIPTSVPTSSERHFFADTDDHLGALDRSFVESNDQGSDFLRGFRSAGQGELSAAWDDIQRSQAPLPPQGRGSQTLIPELDRIYDRASLTQPQQPILDGPPQRVLSSFLHSFVDSSRGGVPFRPIPLPILGLSEGDKQCIRDRSSIMARHFFADKSEDFINAQVNALLCSLDIDGDVRAKGPLPGRFRELEDYWNESQDSLKHGAHAADEWVTEFNQQRMEHGNADAWAHSFEQQHGAIGWASEFEQLTSVDHMRGANISNFAAMEQTRMLANTLAQNDDPKFQNSKFLQFLSKMSRGELIIDDNQVKETALPASGDWAAEYRQQYNRSSAWADEFLSHGSDQWVNEFTTEQEQHGPVDDQWVNEFSKLHVQDWAEEFGRQVGEGALEEDSADNWANAYDEYLNEQVAAKNRSDTSRGLYVFSDMNPYVGHPNPLKEGQELFRKGLLSEAVLALEAEVLKNPDIAEGWRLLGIAHAENDDDQQAIAAMMRAQEADPTNLEVLLALGVSHTNELEQAAALKYLYGWLRHHPKYGTLVRPELSDSLYYADVARLFDEAAQMSPDDADVHIVLGVLYNLSREYDKAIASFQTALKLKPHDYSLWNKLGATQANSVQSADAILAYQKALDLKPNYVRAWANMGISYANQGMYVDSICYYVRALAMNPKADNAWQYLRISLSCASRNDMLEACDSRNLDVLQKEFPL